Proteins from a genomic interval of Rhodothermus marinus:
- a CDS encoding type II toxin-antitoxin system Phd/YefM family antitoxin encodes MPEIGAYEAKTRFSELLRRVEKGERFVITRHGLPVAVLEPIPFRRKRDIEEVIQDILEFGRKHSLSGLTIKELIEEGRM; translated from the coding sequence ATGCCTGAAATTGGTGCCTACGAGGCGAAAACCCGATTTTCCGAGCTTCTTCGACGGGTAGAGAAGGGAGAGCGATTCGTGATTACACGCCACGGTTTGCCCGTTGCGGTCCTGGAGCCAATACCTTTTCGTAGAAAACGAGATATAGAAGAAGTCATTCAGGACATTCTGGAATTCGGCCGCAAGCACAGTCTGAGCGGGTTGACGATCAAAGAGCTTATCGAAGAAGGACGGATGTAA
- a CDS encoding TonB-dependent receptor, which translates to MHGSLRFGVWILAFCLGQSVWAQSGKLAGRITDSQGMPLPGATVLVEGTMLGAAADAAGDYLVLRIPPGTYRVRFSMVGYQTKIIEGVQIASNQTTRLDVTLEEEVIEGQEVVVTAERPVVDVTLTSTMATVSREEIEQLPVQRLEDLVNLQAGVVDGHFRGGRLGEVQFQVDGVTVNNPFNNQSILTLDRSVLQEVQVIQGTFDAEYGQALSGVVNAVLRSGSPDRYEFSLEAYAGDYVSPGNDSMEVRTREGVERVALYPFISRIDPLTIRNLQANLSGPLPLIPQTTFLINGQRYENLGYLMGVRRFLPLAHDSTDFERGVFVENGDHKIVPMQFEKRWSFLGKISNRSIPNVQLNYQAVGGWVRRKQYNHAFRFNPDGTRTIREFSISHGLDLTHTLSGTTFYELSLRHNFFDHKNVRFDDVRDPRYFEYGAPQGSPVYEDGAIIQGVDLGRFVQQTNALVAKLAVTSQVTKVHLIKAGVEVQPFILKFGVPGLITQGDVGGRQGLVVREDSIGARVLTYKPVQGAAFVQDRIEWGNLRIRAGLRFEFFDANGRVPSDWENPANAIPGAPPSRLVPTSIKWAVAPRLGVSFPILANASVFFSYGHFYQMPGLGLLFDNADYSILKDLQAGSVSYSVMGNPDLKPEFTALYEFGFKAALTENLGLDVNLFYKDIRDLLGVVFQSTYTAAEYARFGNVDFGNVRGFTLSLDQRNWGPLSVAIDYTYQEALGNSSDPRETANRAAAGEDPRPRQVPLNWDQRHTLNVSVLLSRPDDYAVTGILRLASGQPYTPTLGSGFGAELEPNSGRKPSAMQIDLQAEKYFRFGGLQLAVFLRVFNLTDTHFFNGFVYADTGSPFYTLNPIAQRNPDPGRLYPPRRVEFGVRLQRNWLASRQ; encoded by the coding sequence ATGCATGGTAGTTTGCGCTTTGGCGTCTGGATCCTGGCATTCTGCCTCGGTCAGAGTGTCTGGGCCCAGAGTGGTAAACTGGCCGGACGCATTACCGACAGTCAGGGGATGCCCCTGCCGGGAGCGACGGTGCTGGTAGAGGGCACCATGCTAGGAGCGGCGGCCGACGCAGCGGGTGACTACCTGGTGCTCCGCATCCCTCCGGGCACCTACCGCGTGCGTTTCAGCATGGTGGGCTACCAGACCAAGATTATCGAAGGGGTCCAGATCGCCTCCAATCAGACCACGCGCCTGGATGTGACACTGGAGGAAGAGGTGATCGAAGGGCAGGAGGTGGTGGTGACCGCAGAGCGCCCTGTCGTTGACGTTACGCTCACCAGCACGATGGCCACGGTTTCACGGGAGGAGATTGAACAACTGCCCGTGCAGCGCTTGGAGGACCTGGTGAATCTACAGGCGGGCGTGGTCGATGGCCACTTCCGGGGCGGACGGCTTGGCGAAGTGCAGTTCCAGGTGGACGGTGTGACGGTAAACAACCCGTTCAACAACCAGTCCATTCTCACGCTGGATCGCTCCGTGTTGCAGGAGGTGCAGGTTATACAAGGTACATTCGATGCCGAATACGGCCAGGCGCTAAGCGGCGTGGTCAACGCGGTGCTGCGTAGCGGGTCGCCCGATCGCTACGAGTTCTCCCTGGAAGCCTATGCCGGGGACTATGTGAGCCCAGGTAACGATTCCATGGAGGTGCGAACGCGTGAAGGCGTCGAACGAGTAGCCCTGTATCCATTTATCTCCCGGATTGATCCGCTGACCATCCGAAACCTGCAGGCCAACCTGAGCGGACCACTGCCACTGATTCCTCAGACCACGTTTTTGATCAACGGACAGCGCTATGAGAACCTCGGCTACCTGATGGGGGTGCGTCGTTTTCTGCCACTGGCGCACGACTCTACAGATTTCGAGCGAGGCGTCTTTGTGGAGAACGGCGATCATAAAATCGTGCCCATGCAATTCGAGAAGCGCTGGTCCTTTCTCGGAAAAATCAGCAACCGATCGATCCCCAACGTCCAGCTCAACTATCAGGCAGTGGGGGGCTGGGTGCGCCGTAAACAGTACAACCACGCCTTCCGATTCAATCCAGACGGGACCCGTACGATTCGTGAGTTCTCGATTTCGCACGGGCTGGACCTGACGCACACCCTCTCCGGCACCACCTTCTACGAGCTGAGCCTGCGCCACAACTTTTTTGACCACAAGAACGTGCGCTTCGACGACGTGCGCGATCCGAGGTATTTCGAGTATGGCGCTCCTCAGGGAAGCCCGGTTTACGAAGATGGAGCCATTATCCAGGGAGTGGACCTGGGGCGCTTTGTGCAGCAGACCAATGCTCTGGTGGCCAAGCTGGCGGTCACCAGCCAGGTGACAAAGGTGCATCTGATCAAGGCGGGGGTTGAGGTGCAGCCGTTCATTCTGAAGTTTGGCGTACCCGGTCTGATCACGCAGGGGGATGTGGGAGGCCGGCAGGGGCTGGTGGTGCGGGAGGACTCGATCGGGGCCCGCGTGCTGACCTACAAACCGGTGCAGGGAGCTGCCTTCGTGCAGGATCGTATCGAGTGGGGAAACCTCCGGATTCGCGCAGGGCTTCGTTTTGAATTCTTTGACGCGAACGGCCGTGTGCCCAGCGACTGGGAAAATCCGGCCAACGCCATTCCCGGAGCGCCACCCTCTCGTCTGGTGCCCACTTCAATTAAATGGGCTGTGGCGCCCCGCCTGGGGGTTTCCTTTCCGATTCTGGCCAACGCTTCGGTCTTCTTCTCCTATGGTCACTTCTATCAGATGCCCGGTCTCGGCCTGCTTTTCGATAACGCGGATTACTCAATCCTGAAGGACCTGCAGGCCGGTAGCGTCAGCTACTCGGTCATGGGTAATCCAGACCTTAAGCCTGAATTTACTGCATTGTACGAGTTCGGCTTCAAGGCAGCGCTGACGGAAAATCTGGGACTGGACGTCAACCTGTTTTACAAGGACATCCGCGATCTGCTCGGCGTAGTGTTCCAGTCCACCTATACGGCTGCCGAATATGCACGTTTCGGTAATGTAGACTTCGGCAACGTTCGGGGCTTTACACTTTCGCTTGACCAGCGCAACTGGGGGCCGCTCAGCGTGGCGATCGACTACACCTACCAGGAAGCTCTGGGGAACAGCAGTGACCCCCGCGAGACAGCCAACCGGGCCGCAGCCGGAGAGGATCCCCGTCCCAGGCAGGTGCCACTCAACTGGGACCAGCGCCACACGCTCAATGTCAGCGTGCTGCTAAGCCGGCCCGACGACTACGCGGTGACGGGAATCCTGCGCCTGGCCTCCGGCCAGCCCTATACCCCCACGCTCGGATCGGGCTTTGGGGCCGAGCTGGAGCCTAACTCGGGACGCAAACCGTCGGCCATGCAGATCGATCTGCAGGCGGAAAAGTACTTTCGCTTTGGAGGTTTGCAGCTGGCTGTCTTCCTGCGCGTGTTCAACTTAACGGATACCCACTTTTTCAACGGCTTCGTGTACGCCGACACGGGCAGCCCTTTCTATACACTCAATCCCATTGCCCAGCGCAATCCGGATCCCGGACGGTTGTATCCGCCGCGGCGTGTGGAATTTGGCGTCAGACTGCAACGTAACTGGTTGGCATCGAGACAATAA
- a CDS encoding MBL fold metallo-hydrolase has translation MQHFRCGDLSVSVFGGWAEIGGNQILLEAGGEALLLDFGRSFNRWNRHFTEFLGPRSTLGLRDLLALGLLPRFRGLYRDAADDTLFPSELERRFLDGAPDGAYIQALLLSHAHLDHSGSVAYLRADLPVVASAATAAILKAMQDTSQIGLDAEAAYLSPRLPNDEGILESVRRGSYLRRPYRLLLGRLDSFPLQSPAKTRTLDGHPWTPVTTPLSVGCFQVEAFPVDHSVPGALAFYIETPAGPVVYTGDLRRHGRWGQHTKSFLQRLEGRDVFLLIIEGTRLDSQGPARTEAAVQAALHEAIRRHAGAPIAVDFAPRNLERLQACLEVARDLDRHLVITPKDAYLLQALAEADPSWQATLQAARILQEPRARRPTWEAWLWEQSDIHPVSLEEIAQDPGAFLLAFGFYEINRLLDLRLLEQAMGRPRRQGLYIFSNSYWADEEQVLDLAVLMHWLRALDFRPLPEWLANPPSNPAEAENPYHTSGHAPADDLVEVARRLHPHHLLPVHTEAPEHWRELLRGTNTRVLV, from the coding sequence ATGCAGCACTTTCGTTGTGGAGATCTCTCCGTCAGCGTTTTCGGCGGCTGGGCCGAAATCGGCGGCAACCAGATCCTGCTCGAAGCCGGCGGCGAGGCCCTGCTGCTGGACTTCGGCCGCTCCTTCAATCGCTGGAACCGCCACTTCACGGAGTTTCTCGGGCCACGCTCTACGCTCGGCCTGCGCGATCTGCTGGCCCTCGGGCTGCTGCCGCGCTTCCGCGGACTCTACCGCGACGCTGCCGACGACACGCTCTTTCCCTCGGAACTGGAACGCCGCTTTCTGGACGGCGCACCCGACGGCGCTTACATCCAGGCGCTGCTGCTCTCGCATGCCCATCTGGATCATAGCGGTTCGGTGGCCTACCTGCGCGCCGACCTGCCCGTCGTGGCCAGCGCCGCCACGGCCGCCATCCTCAAGGCCATGCAGGATACCTCGCAGATCGGCCTGGATGCCGAAGCCGCTTATTTAAGCCCCCGCCTTCCCAACGACGAGGGCATTCTTGAATCCGTTCGCAGGGGTTCCTACCTGCGCCGCCCCTATCGCCTGCTGCTGGGACGCCTGGACAGTTTTCCGCTGCAGTCTCCGGCTAAAACCAGGACGCTCGACGGACACCCCTGGACTCCGGTCACCACCCCGCTTTCGGTTGGCTGCTTCCAGGTCGAAGCCTTCCCGGTGGACCATTCCGTGCCGGGCGCACTGGCGTTCTATATCGAAACACCCGCCGGTCCGGTCGTCTACACGGGCGATCTGCGGCGCCATGGCCGATGGGGCCAGCATACGAAAAGCTTCCTACAGCGGCTCGAAGGTCGAGACGTCTTCCTGCTCATCATCGAAGGCACCCGCCTGGACAGCCAGGGCCCGGCCCGCACCGAAGCGGCCGTCCAGGCGGCGTTGCATGAGGCGATCCGCCGGCATGCCGGCGCACCCATCGCCGTGGACTTTGCTCCGCGCAATCTCGAAAGGCTCCAGGCCTGTCTGGAGGTAGCCCGCGATCTGGATCGCCACCTGGTCATCACCCCAAAGGACGCCTACCTGCTTCAGGCGCTCGCTGAAGCGGATCCCTCCTGGCAGGCAACACTCCAGGCGGCACGGATCCTCCAGGAGCCGCGTGCCCGTCGCCCGACCTGGGAGGCCTGGCTCTGGGAGCAGTCCGACATCCATCCGGTCAGCCTGGAAGAAATCGCACAGGATCCAGGCGCCTTTCTGCTGGCCTTCGGCTTTTATGAAATTAACCGCCTGCTGGACCTGCGGCTGCTTGAGCAGGCGATGGGTCGACCACGCCGACAGGGCCTCTATATCTTCAGCAACAGCTACTGGGCCGACGAAGAACAGGTGCTGGACCTGGCGGTGCTGATGCACTGGCTGCGGGCGCTGGATTTTCGGCCACTGCCTGAGTGGCTGGCAAATCCCCCCTCCAACCCTGCCGAAGCAGAGAATCCCTACCACACGTCGGGCCATGCGCCGGCTGACGACCTTGTGGAAGTGGCGCGCCGGCTGCATCCTCACCATCTGCTGCCCGTGCACACGGAAGCTCCAGAGCACTGGCGCGAACTGCTCCGGGGGACAAACACCCGGGTCCTTGTGTAA
- a CDS encoding T9SS type A sorting domain-containing protein — protein MRTVTMLALLVPFLALQAMGQPARTFDVVWARDVEGATMTLDGRLDEPVWQQAEKIPLVWENPTFYEPGGGWDNFFDSFTITPTDPVNGTVYLLRDGNKLWIGVVAQDKSIGGDPGGDFFRNDGLIIAILNKNRRQTAYDGPNYTKDVNVDEFFFTWRGSGNPGDPPTLNLGGRGGDLTDDRTVWDGAATVDGTSNDDATEDTGYTLEMWIDLSKLGFDMTRPEGDHVPISFGLYDYDYAWPADPTRQYLSRAWWQNPWGNDMPHGVGYVFGRPDVTVSSGSVPEVNEPDFRIPVAPTGAVVTLDGRLDEPVWTALEPTLSLQYQMPPEALDALPGLFGPYQTHWFRPGGDAENAPPVVDPTIGRIYLFAVGKTLYVGLDTDDQAINGDLSDGIRVNIRAKQNSRPGAPYVVKRFRVAIDSSSSAVRMEDAAPDSAGNSPVQAAIYLKGSSTVADPSDVDEGYQIEMAIDLTQIPGYEDETEVAYTIGLGFTYFDGDGLDPAEQSYSTFVWYMNEGNADIWGGPTALAYVDPLLIVANEAVAEPLPSTVRLLGNAPNPFRGSTTIAYELPAAGEVLVQVFDVLGRTVKTLHLGLQQSGRQEITLRASDLAPGLYLYRIHWRNEVRAAQATGRLIVVQ, from the coding sequence ATGAGAACCGTTACGATGCTGGCCCTGCTCGTGCCGTTCTTGGCCTTGCAGGCTATGGGACAGCCCGCTCGCACCTTCGATGTGGTGTGGGCCCGCGACGTTGAGGGCGCAACCATGACCCTTGATGGACGTCTGGATGAGCCGGTCTGGCAACAGGCCGAAAAGATTCCACTGGTATGGGAAAATCCCACCTTTTATGAACCCGGGGGAGGCTGGGATAACTTTTTTGATTCCTTTACCATTACACCTACAGATCCTGTCAACGGTACTGTTTATCTACTCAGAGATGGTAATAAGCTGTGGATTGGAGTGGTTGCTCAGGATAAATCCATTGGAGGCGATCCGGGGGGCGACTTCTTTCGCAACGACGGCCTGATCATTGCCATTCTGAACAAGAACCGCCGCCAGACGGCCTACGACGGCCCCAACTACACCAAGGACGTCAACGTTGACGAGTTCTTCTTCACCTGGCGTGGTAGCGGCAATCCCGGGGATCCGCCTACGTTGAACCTTGGCGGAAGAGGTGGCGACCTGACAGACGACCGTACTGTCTGGGATGGAGCCGCCACGGTTGATGGCACCTCGAACGATGATGCCACTGAAGACACCGGCTATACCCTGGAGATGTGGATCGACCTGTCAAAGCTGGGCTTTGACATGACGCGTCCTGAAGGAGATCACGTGCCGATCTCCTTCGGATTGTATGATTACGACTATGCCTGGCCGGCCGACCCCACCCGGCAATACCTCTCTCGGGCCTGGTGGCAGAATCCCTGGGGGAATGACATGCCACACGGCGTTGGTTACGTGTTTGGTCGTCCGGACGTAACCGTCAGCTCGGGTTCGGTTCCGGAGGTCAACGAACCCGACTTCCGTATCCCAGTGGCTCCGACCGGGGCTGTTGTCACGCTTGACGGACGTCTCGACGAGCCGGTATGGACTGCCCTTGAACCGACGCTCTCGTTGCAGTACCAGATGCCGCCGGAGGCGCTTGATGCCCTGCCCGGACTGTTTGGTCCTTACCAGACGCATTGGTTCCGTCCGGGGGGCGACGCGGAGAACGCTCCGCCCGTGGTAGATCCGACGATCGGTCGCATCTATCTGTTTGCTGTCGGCAAGACGCTCTATGTCGGGTTGGATACAGATGACCAGGCCATCAACGGCGACCTCAGCGATGGAATACGCGTCAACATTCGCGCCAAACAGAACAGCCGTCCGGGTGCTCCTTATGTTGTCAAGCGTTTCCGGGTAGCCATTGATTCCAGCAGTTCGGCCGTACGGATGGAGGATGCCGCCCCGGACAGCGCGGGCAACAGTCCGGTTCAGGCGGCCATCTATCTGAAGGGGAGCTCCACGGTGGCCGATCCCTCGGATGTGGACGAAGGCTATCAGATTGAGATGGCCATTGATCTGACTCAGATCCCCGGATATGAAGATGAAACGGAAGTCGCCTACACGATCGGGTTGGGCTTCACCTATTTCGATGGCGACGGGCTGGACCCGGCTGAGCAGAGCTACAGCACCTTTGTCTGGTACATGAATGAGGGCAATGCCGACATCTGGGGAGGCCCTACGGCACTGGCGTATGTGGATCCGCTTCTGATCGTCGCCAATGAGGCCGTGGCCGAGCCGTTGCCTTCCACCGTTCGGCTACTGGGGAACGCTCCCAATCCCTTCCGTGGAAGCACCACGATCGCTTACGAGCTGCCCGCAGCCGGCGAAGTATTGGTGCAGGTCTTCGATGTGCTGGGACGGACTGTAAAGACGTTGCACCTCGGCCTTCAGCAGTCCGGACGCCAGGAGATCACTTTACGTGCATCTGACCTGGCCCCGGGTCTCTATTTGTATCGCATACACTGGCGTAATGAGGTGCGTGCCGCACAGGCAACGGGACGTCTGATCGTCGTGCAGTAG
- a CDS encoding LacI family DNA-binding transcriptional regulator produces the protein MAVTIRDVARAAGVGVATVSRVLNNSGPVRDETRRRVEEAARRLGYVPHGAARSLITRRTQTLGVLLPDLYGEFYSELMRGLDQEARRRGYYLLVSGMHADPKEIRTIVGAMRGRVDGLILMAPHLSQELLKEHLPQDVALVLIGARAPFPCDTVRVDNLAGARAAVAHLICQGHQRIAILSGPLSNQEARERLEGYRLALQEAGISVRPELEVEGDFTEASGYELGRRILSLAPSAVFVANDAMAIGLLRFLHEAGVHVPDQLALVGFDDIPMARYTRPALTTVQSPIFELGSWAVRLLEEALAEGSGHGPKDIVLPTRLVVRESCGVAEGRVISPGSTINH, from the coding sequence ATGGCCGTTACGATACGGGATGTAGCGCGGGCGGCTGGCGTAGGAGTGGCCACCGTCTCGCGGGTGCTCAATAACAGTGGACCTGTCAGGGATGAAACCCGCAGACGCGTGGAGGAGGCCGCACGTCGTCTGGGCTACGTACCGCATGGGGCAGCGCGGAGCCTGATCACACGTCGCACGCAGACGCTGGGTGTGCTGCTGCCGGATCTCTACGGCGAGTTCTACTCTGAACTCATGCGCGGCTTGGATCAGGAAGCCAGGCGTAGAGGCTACTATCTGCTGGTCTCGGGAATGCATGCCGATCCCAAGGAGATCCGCACCATCGTGGGAGCAATGCGGGGGCGTGTGGATGGGCTGATCCTGATGGCGCCCCATCTCTCACAGGAACTGCTGAAGGAGCATCTTCCGCAAGATGTGGCGCTGGTGTTGATCGGTGCGCGTGCACCCTTCCCATGCGACACGGTGCGCGTCGACAATCTGGCAGGTGCCCGGGCAGCCGTTGCCCATTTGATTTGTCAGGGACATCAGCGCATCGCCATCCTTTCGGGTCCCCTGAGCAACCAGGAAGCCAGAGAACGGCTGGAGGGATACCGCCTTGCGCTGCAGGAAGCCGGGATTTCTGTACGCCCGGAGCTGGAAGTGGAAGGCGACTTCACGGAGGCCTCCGGATACGAGCTTGGCCGCCGAATTTTGTCGCTGGCCCCTTCGGCCGTGTTTGTTGCCAATGATGCCATGGCGATTGGCCTGCTCCGGTTTCTGCATGAAGCCGGGGTCCACGTGCCGGACCAGCTGGCGCTGGTGGGTTTTGATGACATCCCGATGGCGCGATACACGCGCCCGGCGCTCACCACGGTGCAGAGCCCCATCTTTGAACTGGGATCGTGGGCGGTACGCCTGCTTGAGGAGGCGCTGGCGGAAGGTTCTGGCCACGGGCCAAAGGATATTGTACTACCCACGCGTCTGGTGGTGCGAGAGTCCTGTGGGGTCGCCGAGGGACGCGTTATCTCTCCAGGATCAACCATCAACCACTAA
- a CDS encoding Y-family DNA polymerase: MPGAIALVDCASFYVSCERVFDPSLRGVPVVVLSNNDGCVIARSEEAKALGIAMGTPYFQIREKLEREGVRVFSSNYALYGDMSRRVMAVLRSFSPHVEVYSIDEAFLELPRASEEELRREALRIRERVGRWTGIPVRVGVGPTKTLAKLASERAKAVPEQVLALMRPEHIEAVLEETPVEEVWGIGRRHAARLEALGVRTARQLRDLPDRWVRRHLSVTGLRTVWELRGISCLPLELAAPPRRTLVRSRSFGRAVTDLMELREAVTMHASRAAEKLRALGLAAGALVVFVSTGAYGQGPHYSGSQLVGLPLPSNDMRMLARAAWDGLRRVYRADCAYRKAGVLLLDLVPAGVVQGDLFAALDERSRSLMRAVDALNRRWGGETIRLASAGFARPWEMRQQRRSPRYTTSWAELPVVRA, encoded by the coding sequence ATGCCCGGTGCGATTGCTCTGGTTGATTGTGCGTCGTTCTACGTGTCCTGTGAGCGGGTTTTCGATCCTTCGCTTCGAGGGGTGCCGGTCGTGGTGCTGAGCAACAACGATGGTTGCGTGATTGCCCGCTCAGAGGAGGCGAAGGCGCTGGGTATTGCGATGGGCACGCCGTATTTCCAGATTCGAGAAAAGCTGGAGCGGGAGGGAGTGCGGGTTTTTTCGAGCAACTATGCGCTCTACGGGGACATGTCGCGTCGGGTGATGGCCGTGCTACGTTCGTTCAGCCCGCATGTGGAGGTTTATTCGATTGACGAGGCGTTCCTGGAGCTTCCGAGAGCGTCGGAGGAGGAGCTGAGGCGCGAGGCGCTCCGGATCCGGGAGCGGGTGGGGCGCTGGACGGGGATTCCGGTGCGGGTTGGCGTTGGCCCGACGAAGACACTGGCGAAGCTGGCCAGCGAGCGGGCGAAGGCGGTGCCGGAGCAGGTGCTGGCGTTGATGCGTCCGGAGCACATCGAAGCAGTGCTGGAGGAAACGCCGGTGGAAGAGGTGTGGGGCATAGGGCGCCGACATGCGGCCCGTCTCGAAGCACTTGGTGTTCGTACGGCGCGGCAGCTGCGGGATCTGCCGGATCGATGGGTGCGAAGGCATCTGAGCGTCACGGGGCTCCGAACAGTGTGGGAGTTGCGAGGCATTTCCTGTCTGCCGCTGGAGCTGGCGGCTCCGCCCCGACGAACGCTGGTGCGGAGTCGATCGTTTGGACGCGCGGTAACTGATCTGATGGAATTGCGGGAGGCGGTGACGATGCATGCGAGCCGGGCGGCAGAGAAACTGCGTGCGCTGGGGTTGGCTGCCGGAGCGCTGGTGGTGTTTGTCTCGACGGGCGCCTATGGTCAGGGCCCGCACTACAGCGGGAGCCAGCTAGTGGGATTACCGCTGCCGAGCAACGACATGCGCATGCTTGCCCGGGCGGCCTGGGACGGATTGCGGCGGGTCTACCGGGCAGACTGTGCATACCGGAAGGCCGGCGTGCTGTTGCTGGATCTGGTGCCAGCTGGGGTCGTGCAGGGAGATCTCTTCGCCGCTCTGGATGAGCGATCCAGGTCCTTGATGCGGGCGGTGGACGCGCTCAACCGCCGCTGGGGCGGAGAGACGATCCGCCTGGCCAGTGCGGGTTTTGCGCGACCGTGGGAGATGCGGCAGCAGCGACGCTCCCCGCGATATACAACATCGTGGGCCGAGCTGCCGGTCGTGAGGGCCTGA
- a CDS encoding PorV/PorQ family protein encodes MKRPGRLLLMIGLLGWFAGGGYAQTKVATTVGQVLLIEPSARAAGMGNAGVTAYADAMGLYFNPAIPAYLEQSAVAMTYSRWLADLTYTYTTASLRLGANALSLSVTTMHSGEMDVRTVEQPLGTGERYTVQYLVFGLGFSRRLTDRFSAGIQAKLLRETIWHSSLSAFALDVGVLYELPFQAYLGASLSNFGTRGRYDGRDLRVRYDLDPNRHGDNSSLPAAFHTESYQLPILFRVGMGFPLQLGAGQRLLLTADALQPSFNTESLSLGAEWQILDMLALRAGYQNLFERDSEFGLTLGVGLQQDLAPVRFHFDYAWASHRHLGSVHRLSAGIAF; translated from the coding sequence ATGAAAAGACCAGGTAGACTTTTGCTGATGATCGGGCTGCTGGGATGGTTTGCGGGTGGAGGATATGCCCAGACCAAGGTGGCCACAACGGTCGGGCAGGTGCTTCTGATTGAGCCCAGCGCTCGTGCGGCCGGTATGGGCAATGCGGGCGTGACGGCCTATGCGGACGCGATGGGGCTCTACTTCAACCCGGCCATTCCAGCCTACCTCGAACAATCGGCGGTGGCCATGACCTACAGCCGCTGGCTGGCAGACCTGACCTACACCTATACGACGGCCTCCCTGAGGCTGGGCGCCAACGCCCTGTCGCTTTCCGTGACGACCATGCATTCCGGAGAGATGGACGTGCGCACGGTGGAGCAGCCACTTGGTACGGGTGAGCGCTATACAGTTCAGTATCTGGTGTTCGGGCTGGGCTTCAGCCGCCGTCTGACCGATCGATTCAGTGCGGGAATTCAGGCCAAGTTGCTGCGCGAAACGATCTGGCACAGCAGCCTCTCTGCATTCGCACTGGATGTGGGCGTGCTCTATGAGCTTCCGTTTCAGGCATATCTGGGGGCCAGCCTGTCGAACTTTGGCACGAGGGGGCGCTACGACGGTCGGGATCTGCGCGTGCGCTACGACCTGGATCCCAATCGCCACGGCGATAACAGCAGCCTGCCCGCCGCATTTCATACGGAGAGTTACCAGCTGCCCATTCTTTTTCGGGTGGGTATGGGCTTTCCACTACAACTGGGCGCGGGACAGCGCCTGCTGCTGACGGCGGACGCGCTTCAGCCCAGCTTTAATACGGAAAGTCTCAGTCTGGGGGCCGAGTGGCAGATTCTGGACATGCTGGCACTTCGGGCCGGCTATCAAAATCTGTTCGAGCGGGATTCGGAATTCGGCCTCACCCTGGGAGTGGGTCTTCAGCAGGATCTGGCTCCCGTGCGCTTTCACTTCGATTACGCATGGGCCAGTCATCGCCACCTGGGTTCCGTACACCGCCTGAGCGCCGGCATCGCTTTCTAA
- a CDS encoding type II toxin-antitoxin system VapC family toxin yields MVQEFVLDASVTLSWAFREELNRYAQGVLKQLKQGQARVPALWFLEVANALLVAERRGRVKPVDSERFLELLQELPISIEPILPERAFGEILLLAREQELSVYDAVYLDLALRMRIPLATQDKALRAAASRVGVEICGPLGEE; encoded by the coding sequence ATGGTACAGGAATTCGTACTGGATGCCTCGGTAACTCTGTCGTGGGCATTTCGAGAGGAATTGAACCGGTATGCACAGGGAGTACTCAAGCAACTGAAACAGGGGCAGGCAAGGGTGCCGGCCCTGTGGTTTCTGGAAGTCGCAAACGCCCTGCTTGTGGCCGAGCGCAGAGGGAGAGTAAAGCCCGTGGATTCGGAACGATTTCTGGAGCTTCTTCAAGAACTTCCCATTTCGATAGAGCCAATCTTGCCGGAACGCGCTTTTGGAGAAATCCTGCTGCTGGCTCGAGAGCAAGAGCTATCGGTATACGATGCGGTCTATCTGGATCTGGCCCTGCGCATGCGTATACCTCTGGCTACTCAAGACAAGGCTCTCAGAGCCGCTGCATCTCGAGTGGGCGTGGAAATCTGCGGCCCATTGGGCGAGGAATGA